GTTCAGGAATTTGGATCAGCGGGCTGGAAATCTTTATCAGGAGAAATGAAATCGAAGAGAGGTTCATAATAAAAATCCGTTCACTATAATAATGCTTTTATTTCATGGGTCATGGTCTGATTGCCAAcaactatatattcacattacaTGATTGAATATTGAATGCAGACTGAACTTCTCTTTTAATACAAATAGAATAAATcttatttatgttatcaaaacatTCTTCAATAAACTCCGTTGGATGAGTTTTCATGTCTAAGATAACGTGTAagtgaacgattgtatgaatttACTCGCATCCTACGTAATTAATGAAATTCACTGGAGGGAAGTGAATTGAACTGGAATCCTACgagggatgccctaaaagacatTCCCGACATTCCTGAGGGTCAGTGCCACATGGTGTCCAATCCATTCCTTGACGTCGCCGGGGAGCGCTTTGGGGTACCACTGGTACCCCGAACCTGTAGACTTCATCGTCGACAGTCCGCTCGGATCCTGCATGATGCCTGTGGCTGAAACTTCAACAGGCCCTTCCTGCATAGGGAGCGGCTGCGTCTCCGTGACCTCGCACAGGAGGACATAGCCATAGGACCCCGACTTCGAGGTCGTGGTCTGCGTGCCGGTGACCTTCGAGTTTTCCGTCCCGACAGAGGTATGCAAGTTGGCGGAGAACGTCGTCACGCTCGAGAAGTCTCCGGCGTCTGCCACTGGGTGCTCTCCACCAGCATGGTCGACTCCTTTTCGGATATGGTCCTGAACAAGCCGCTGCCGGTGACGGCGACGTTGGCGACCTCCGAGTACTCGCCGTGGGCGTCCTTCATGTAGACCTTGCCCTCTCCTTCCTGCTGCCAGACGACGAGGTTCCCCGCCACCGTGTAGTTGCTGGTGACCGTCAAGTAGGTGGCCTGGTCGTACGGGGCTGTGGAGAAGCCCTCGAGCGCGGTGAGGTAGGTGCTGGTTCCCCTGAAGGTGTTGCCACCGAGGTC
The nucleotide sequence above comes from Macrobrachium nipponense isolate FS-2020 chromosome 37, ASM1510439v2, whole genome shotgun sequence. Encoded proteins:
- the LOC135209163 gene encoding uncharacterized protein LOC135209163, giving the protein MQTPSPEAMIALHLLLCLLASASWANSAGAPDHRCNRNGVCVSAQDPKEWETVRNDLNEGAYSTLFDVEGAVFASNFNYTGAYEYSNGYKGNFSEVLETVVEDLGGNTFRGTSTYLTALEGFSTAPYDQATYLTVTSNYTVAGNLVVWQQEGEGKVYMKDAHGEYSEVANVAVTGSGLFRTISEKESTMLVESTQWQTPETSRA